The following proteins are encoded in a genomic region of Desulfuromonas acetoxidans DSM 684:
- a CDS encoding phosphatidylglycerophosphatase A, with product MKHVILFFSSNAGLGYAPVASGTFGTLMGIPLYWLLARLEQQEFVLAWVFILLLSFWSAHRAGEIYGVVDDGRIVIDELIGYLTAIAFVPFSWPSAIVAFLLFRLFDIVKLWPANWFDSNVKNGVGVVLDDVVAGIYAWLSLYALMSFFPDFF from the coding sequence ATGAAACATGTGATTTTATTTTTCTCTTCCAATGCCGGTCTCGGTTATGCGCCGGTGGCCTCGGGCACTTTCGGCACCCTGATGGGTATCCCTCTGTACTGGTTGCTGGCACGCCTGGAACAACAGGAATTTGTTCTGGCCTGGGTGTTTATTTTGTTGCTTTCGTTCTGGAGCGCCCATCGCGCTGGAGAAATTTATGGTGTGGTCGATGATGGACGTATTGTCATCGACGAGTTGATCGGCTACTTAACGGCCATTGCCTTTGTCCCGTTCAGCTGGCCGTCCGCCATCGTCGCATTTTTACTGTTCCGCCTGTTTGACATTGTCAAACTGTGGCCGGCCAACTGGTTTGACAGCAACGTCAAAAATGGTGTCGGTGTGGTCCTTGATGATGTGGTGGCCGGGATCTACGCCTGGCTGAGCCTCTATGCCCTGATGAGCTTTTTCCCCGATTTCTTTTAA
- a CDS encoding CinA family nicotinamide mononucleotide deamidase-related protein produces MKIAVVTIGDELLNGEVVDTNTAEIARALRCEGYEIDQAVTLSDQPQLIAATLQQLNKQKVIALVSGGLGPTRDDVTARAAAQAFHLTLALNDLALRQIEAFFKKSGRAFPPGNEKQALIPHKAQVMENCCGTAPGFIITHNNCPAFFMPGVPHEMIAMLQQQVIPALRRLVTPTLFCGERVLKVFGLPENDIERQLPASLFPQSVALTFRLEYPLVLIKLNTSGKQESDLDEAEHIVRNRLKHHVVASGDQTLPEVVHHLLCHAEVTLSLAESCTGGLIAKLLTDLPGSSAYLERGAVTYANSAKHDWLGISNELLLEKGAVSTECARGMVTGIRQRARTDYAIAVTGIAGPGGGTAEKPCGTVFIGLATPQHTEVRECHFSGDRNQVRVKTAYTALDWLRRTLSPT; encoded by the coding sequence ATGAAAATTGCAGTGGTGACCATTGGAGATGAACTGCTCAACGGCGAGGTGGTAGACACCAACACGGCTGAAATCGCCCGCGCCCTGCGCTGTGAAGGCTATGAAATTGATCAGGCGGTCACCCTGTCCGATCAACCGCAATTGATCGCCGCCACTTTACAACAACTCAACAAACAGAAAGTGATCGCCCTAGTCAGCGGTGGCCTCGGACCGACCCGCGATGATGTCACAGCCCGCGCGGCGGCCCAGGCGTTTCATCTCACTCTGGCCCTTAACGACCTGGCCCTGCGTCAAATTGAAGCTTTTTTCAAAAAATCGGGTCGCGCGTTTCCTCCCGGCAACGAAAAGCAAGCGCTGATCCCCCACAAAGCACAAGTGATGGAAAACTGTTGCGGCACGGCACCGGGCTTTATCATCACCCACAACAACTGCCCGGCGTTTTTCATGCCCGGCGTACCGCATGAAATGATAGCCATGCTTCAGCAGCAGGTGATTCCGGCGTTACGACGTCTGGTCACTCCGACCCTGTTCTGCGGCGAGCGGGTCTTAAAGGTCTTCGGCCTGCCAGAAAACGATATAGAACGCCAGCTGCCGGCAAGTCTGTTCCCGCAATCGGTCGCCTTGACATTCCGCCTTGAATACCCGCTGGTCCTGATCAAACTCAACACCAGCGGCAAACAGGAGAGCGATTTGGACGAGGCGGAACACATTGTCCGCAACCGGCTCAAACATCATGTGGTCGCCAGTGGTGATCAGACCCTGCCCGAAGTGGTCCACCACCTGTTGTGTCATGCAGAGGTCACGCTGTCACTTGCCGAATCTTGCACCGGCGGCCTGATCGCCAAACTGCTTACCGATTTGCCCGGCAGCTCAGCCTACCTGGAACGGGGCGCCGTCACTTACGCCAATTCCGCCAAACACGATTGGCTGGGGATCTCCAACGAATTGCTGCTGGAAAAAGGTGCGGTCAGCACCGAATGCGCCCGCGGCATGGTCACCGGGATTCGCCAACGCGCCCGCACGGATTACGCCATCGCCGTCACCGGTATTGCCGGCCCCGGTGGTGGCACAGCGGAAAAGCCCTGCGGCACGGTATTTATCGGGCTGGCAACACCGCAACACACGGAAGTGCGCGAATGCCATTTCAGCGGTGACCGCAACCAGGTGCGCGTCAAAACAGCGTACACGGCTCTGGACTGGCTGCGCCGCACCCTCAGCCCGACATAA
- a CDS encoding type IV toxin-antitoxin system AbiEi family antitoxin produces the protein MSQPTSREKKLIQAVIDILHKRPGMDAEFIADDAPPPFSGSLRLFGDWGSITRPVRLAWRITPQQGQLLTFQLETLKQHQPLLLADYIPESLSSQLQHHHIDFLDTIGNGSICAPPLFYEVSGRRKKSPKLPPNRSQQSTGAKILFQLLRDPQLCQQSYRIIAERASVALGAVGPVINELKAKNLLIDPGNKKFVISDLTALRQLWETAYTSRLRPKLEVDRCNLSAPWKLDSLPLLIREQHLEDHVLIGGELAASFYCENVNPRRCTLHLPARAALKQMLQLRLTPCEDGPITVVRQFADNLAFEHRSPEGLQLADPRLVRCELLLNEHHDMAHIAEAIESLYLFGAEHPSQSDPSHN, from the coding sequence ATGAGCCAACCGACTTCGCGTGAAAAAAAACTGATTCAGGCGGTCATTGACATTCTCCACAAACGCCCCGGAATGGATGCCGAGTTTATTGCGGACGATGCTCCGCCACCGTTCAGCGGTTCACTGCGTCTATTCGGCGACTGGGGCAGCATCACGCGCCCGGTACGTCTGGCCTGGCGCATCACGCCGCAGCAGGGGCAACTGCTGACCTTTCAGCTCGAAACGCTGAAACAACATCAACCGCTCCTGCTGGCTGACTATATTCCGGAAAGCCTGTCGAGTCAGTTACAGCACCACCATATTGATTTTCTTGATACCATCGGCAACGGCTCGATCTGCGCACCACCGCTGTTTTATGAAGTGAGCGGTCGACGCAAAAAAAGCCCCAAGCTTCCGCCCAACCGCAGCCAACAGAGCACCGGCGCCAAAATTCTCTTTCAACTGCTGCGCGACCCACAATTGTGCCAGCAGTCTTATCGCATTATCGCAGAACGGGCGAGTGTCGCCCTGGGCGCTGTCGGCCCGGTGATCAATGAGCTCAAAGCGAAAAACCTGCTCATTGATCCAGGGAATAAAAAATTCGTGATCAGCGATCTGACGGCGTTGCGCCAACTGTGGGAAACCGCCTATACCAGCCGCCTGCGTCCAAAGCTGGAGGTGGATCGCTGCAACCTGAGCGCTCCGTGGAAACTCGACAGCCTGCCGTTGCTGATCCGCGAGCAACACCTGGAAGATCATGTACTCATCGGTGGCGAACTGGCGGCTTCCTTCTATTGTGAAAACGTCAATCCGCGCCGCTGCACCCTGCACCTCCCGGCACGTGCGGCCCTCAAGCAGATGTTGCAATTACGCTTGACGCCGTGTGAAGATGGTCCGATTACGGTGGTGCGTCAGTTTGCCGACAATCTGGCTTTTGAGCATCGGTCGCCGGAGGGCCTGCAACTGGCAGACCCGCGCCTGGTACGCTGCGAACTGCTGCTCAATGAACACCACGATATGGCGCACATTGCTGAAGCCATTGAGAGCCTGTATCTTTTCGGTGCCGAACACCCCAGCCAATCAGACCCCTCTCACAACTAG